Below is a window of Tistrella mobilis DNA.
CGCGATGGCGGTTTTCAGCAGGGAAACCGCCGCGACCGGGGTCGAGATCGCATGGGCGCGGGTGACGACCTGCCAGTAGAGCGCCACCGCCGCCATTTCGTCGGCCTGGGTCAGGATGCGGCGGCAGCGGTCGAAGACCGGCGGCACGGGCAGGCCCAGATCGGCCGGCAGGTTGCGCAGCGGCCGGGCCATGCGCGAGGCCAGGCTCCAAGCCTCGTTGCTCGGCATCAGCTGGCCGGGCCAGAGGGAGGCCGCCCAGTTCTCCTTCACCGGCTGGCGGGTCTGCCAGGGGAAGCCCTGGAACACGTCGTCCACCCAGCTGTGCCACTGTTCGGTCAGATCGGCGATCGAGACGATCGCGAAGATCGCCGCGTCCTTCTGCGACAGATGCAGCATGCTGCCGTCTGATTTTTCAAGATCGAGCCCCTCGGCCGGGATGGCGTCGATCTCGGTCAGCTTCTGCACAAAGCGGGTGCGGGGCATCACGCAGAAGGTGTGGATCAGCCGTTCGGCTTCCTCCCCCACCGCGGCTGCCAGCTCGGCCCGTTTCGCCGAGGCGTCGAACAGCTTCAGGGCGACGAATTCATTGGAATAGACGCTGTGGAACAGGCCCAGCACCCGCACGTCGCGCGGCTGATCCCAGAGAGCCAGGGTGCGATAGACGTCCAGCAGATGGTTTTTGAAGGTGCCGGCCTTGTGCCAGGCCTCGCCGGCGCTGCGCGAGAACAGAAGGTCGAGCAGGGCGGGCAGCTCGGCATCCACCTTCTCCCAGTCGTCGGCCAGCAGGGCCGGCAGCAGCGGGTGCAGGTCGGTGCCGGCCGGTTCAGAGGCAGGGGCGGGGGCAGTCTGGGCGGTCATCGGTCATTCCCTCCGGCGCCGCGTGCCGGCTTCGGGCCGCGGTCGTCTGTTCTTCCACCGACAGGCCCCTTCCCCAGAGACCTGTCTGCGTCGGGTATGACACACCCATTGGCGTTCCGCTGCAAGAGATGTTTGAAAAGGCAATCAATTCACTGGTGCAGAACCCTCCCCCTGGTCGCCCGCAATCCGCAGCAACGGCCAGCGGTCGCGCCATCCCTTGTCCTTCACCCGCTGGAGATGAACCGCATGGCGTGCACCGGTCATGAAACCGGGCGTTGGCCGGGCGATGATCGCGAACAGATCCGCCAGCCCATGCGGGGCTGCCACCCGCAGCTGCCCGCCGGCTGCCAGCTGCACCGCAACGGCGGTTGCCGTCTCGGGCCAATGGCGCATTGCATCCACCGCCGAAGCATAGGGCGGGTCGTCATTGCGCAGATGCATACGCGCCTGATTGTCGACCGACCAGCGCACATCAGGCCGTATGGCGGACAACTGCGCCTCCAATGCCTTGTCCTGCGCGCTGTCGGGCCGTGCGGCATCAAACCAGATGACATCGATGTCATTGCGCGGCAGTTCTGGTGTCCGGCCATGCAGATGATCCCACACCAGATCCCGTACGAAGCCGGCCGCAACCCAGCAATCGGGGAGGCCGCATGCGGCAACCTCGCCCAGGATCGACAGATGGGCGGGGGATGCGGTTACAATGGTGATCAGGCGCCGTTCCAGCGTGTCCATGCCGCCCTTTTCTCCGTCCGTCTCGATTTTTCGTTCCAGATCAATGTGTTGGTGGCCGAGATATGCGCGGCTGCCACACGGCCGGACTGCCCTGCCCTTGGCAACGATCATTGCATGATCGCCGGCCCTTCGACAGCCTGAAATCCCCCCAATAAAGTCGATAAGATATAGTTATCGTACTTTGAGACGAAAAATTACAGAAACGCTGCCGCCTGAAGAAATTGCAGCTCCACCTCCACATAATCACCAAAGGACCAGCCTGGCCCCATTGCCAACCAGAGCAAGGGGTCAGCCCTCCCACCCGCCATCAGCCCGATAGTCGAAGCGCTGCATCATATCTGCCGAGCGCTCCACCAGTTCCCGCAGCAGCACCGGATCTGCGTCCTGCCAGCCGATGCCGCTCCGTCCCGCGCGGAAAAACACCGGCGAGGCGGCCGGCCGTTCGCGGAACCCGACCTCGCGTTCCTCGGCTTGCAGGCGGTCGAAGCGGCAGAACTCGACCGCCCGTGCGACCAGCCCGGCATCTTCCGACAGCCCGGCCATTGCGGCGGCCCGGGTGAAGCCGGCGATCGCATCCGCGCGCAGATCCTCGTATCGCAGGCTGATCACCGGCCAGGGCAGATCATCGGCGGTCCACGAGGCCGTATGACCGGCCCAGCTGCCGACGGTTTCAGGCATCGGCAGTTGCAGCCGGTCCATGTCTCCGCCGATGCGGTGTGCCGGGTCCAGCAGCGCGCGGATGGTGTCGTCGATCGTCCAGCCCCGATGATGGGCATAGGATGCCGCCACATCGAAGGGATGTCGCACCAGATGGATCACGCCGCGCACGATCTCGGGCGGATAGAGCCAGGCGCCGGCATCCGTGCGTCGGGCCGCCTCATGGGTTTTCAGAACCAGCGGCACATCCGCCGGCTGCCCCTTCGCGAAACTCCGAAACACCTCGGGCCAGTAGCGGTCGATTTCGGTGACGGTCAGATCCGATGCTTCGACCGGTCCGAAACGGTCGAAAATCATCCGGCGCTGCACATAAAGGCCGGTTTCGATGTCGTTGATCGAGATCGGCGCCCGGGCGCGGCGAATCACATGATCCAGCACCAGCCTCGTCCAGGTGTTGCCGGATTTGGGATAGCTCGCAATCAGCACCAGCGCGGCCGTCAACGCCCGGCCTCCGCAACCCGTTCGGCCAGGCGTTCGTAAAGTTCGTCTGGCGAAGGCCTGTGCGAAATGCCCAGGCGACACACCCGCAGCTGTGCCGCAAGCCGTGTCATCATCGCCATATGCGTTGCCTGCCGGCCCATCGCCCGCACCTGCCCGGGGCGGAAGACCTCGGCGGCCAGGGCTTCGAGCCGGTCGACCCCGCTCAGCATAACCGTCTCCCCGCCCCGGTGCAGATCAAGCAGCACCACATGCCCCAGCGCCACCGGCCCCGGCATTTGTATCACCCGGTGCAACACCCGGCCATGCTGCGGCCGCGCCATGGGCAGCGCCGCGGGGATGATGCCCAGCATCCGGGCGGCATCCGGCCAGAGTGCCACGACCGGCGTGCCCGGCCAGGCAAGCGGCCGTCCCTCGGCGTCCAGTGTCACCCGAACCACCTCGTCAGCCACGAACCGCCAGCCGCGCCCCAACAGCATTGCCGCCAGCGTCGACTTGCCGGCCCCCGATGCCCCGCTGATGGCCACTGCCGCCTTGCCCCCGGGCGGCAGCAGACAGGCCGCATGCAATGGCAGCTCCCCCCGCTGATGGATCAACCCGGCAAGCGGGGTGCGGACGGCGAAATAATTCAGATCCGCGTCGGACACCCCGGCCTCGCCGGCGATCAGAAGCCGCCGCCCCTCCTCGGCCAGAAACCGGCCGATGCCGGGCATGCGGATCAGCAACCGGTCAGACGTCGCCTCGACGAACCCGTTCACCGGCACCGCCCCGGCGAGATGGTCGGGAAGGGCCGCGACGCGGTGGATGTCCACATCCGGAAGGTCTGGACAGGATGTGATCAGCGACGTCGACGAGGCGGGCATAACGATCCTGAGCTGACTGGCTGCGATTCTGCCGTTATACAATGACGTCCGCCCTGTGGTACAGCCGCCGCCAGAAGCGAAGTTGCCATGTTTACAATCCGCAATTTTATGCGCCCCCGGACGCTTCCTGACCTGCTGATTCTTGGTGCCCAGCGATCTGGCACGACCTGGCTGTACAGTATTCTTGCCTCGCATCCTGAGGTTGCCGTCGGCCAGGTCAAAGAGCCACAGGCTCTTACCTTGTTCTGGCCAGAGGCATATGACGTCTGGTCCCGCCTGCTGCCGCCACGCCGCGGCCGCCACGACCGGCGGTTGCGGATCGATGCCAGCCCCTACATGCTCGCCCATCCGCTGGCCCCGGCCCGTGCGGCGCAGATCTTCCCCAAGCCGCCGAAGATGATCGTGCTCCTGCGCGATCCGGTCGCCCGCGCCTGGTCACATTACTGTCATGAATTGGCTGCCGGCCGCGAGTTTCTGGGGTTTACGGAGGCGTTGCAGGCGGAGGCGGAGCGGCTTTCAGGCGAGGCTGAACGCTTCGACCGGATCGTTCGTGGTCTTGAGCGCGACAGGCCGGGTATGCCGCATCAATGCTGGTCCTATACCGAAAGAGGCCGCTACGCCCAGCAACTGGATCGATGGCGCCGTCATTTCCCGCCAGCAGCCTTGCTGATCCTACGATCGGAAGATCTGTTCAAATCTCCAGGGCCTACCCTTGCCACAGTTGGCGCCTTTCTTGGTCTTGAAGGGCTTTCACTTCCCGCAACCGAACTCAGGCGCAATGCCGGACCCGCCCATTCGATGCCTGATGCAGCTCAAGCCCTGCTTCGGCAATACCTGCCCGACGGCCCGGCATGGCATGATGCCTACAATAATATGACGACGCCACTCCCTGATGGACAGGCCGGGAGCGTCCACTTACTCTGACGGAGATTTGCCCATGATTTGCGAAGGAGCATAACCGAATGACTGATCAGATTTCTCCGTCCTCGCACACGAATGCCGCGGACCACACCTCACAGGGGCAAGCGGTCTGGGCGCGCCCGGTATTGCGGCCCCTGACGATCGCCTCCGAGACGCTCGGTGGCATTCGCGGTACCTCTGATGGCTATTGTGTTTCTTGATTGAAGAACAGACGCCATCGCCGCCGGAACTGTGTTCAGGCACCCTGAGATAGCCTGTACGCAGGCCGGTGCGGCCGAGGACATGCCCCCGCCTCGTTCCACCTCTCCAGCACCAAAGCCGGCAATACGAGTCCGGGACGGCCATCGATCCGGGTAGCCGGGTTCCTGGCGCAATGCCCGGCCTCGTCGGCGCCCGGCCTCGTCGATGTCTGGCTTCCAAGGGCGCGCTGGCCTCAAACTGCATTAAAGTTTCGCTTATTCGGTGCACACCTGTACCCGTCAGCCGATCCGTCCGGCCCGGAAGAACGCCGGTGACTTGCCCGGGCGTTCCCGAAAACCCACACGCCGTTCCTCTGCCTGCAGGCGGTCGAAGCGGCAGAACTCGACGGCCCGTGCGACCAGCCCGGCATCTTCCGTCAGCCTGGCTGCCGGCCGCGAGTTTCCGGGGTTTACGGAGGCGTTGCAGGCGGAGGCAGAGCGGCTTTCAGGCGAGGCTGGACACTAC
It encodes the following:
- a CDS encoding tetratricopeptide repeat protein: MTAQTAPAPASEPAGTDLHPLLPALLADDWEKVDAELPALLDLLFSRSAGEAWHKAGTFKNHLLDVYRTLALWDQPRDVRVLGLFHSVYSNEFVALKLFDASAKRAELAAAVGEEAERLIHTFCVMPRTRFVQKLTEIDAIPAEGLDLEKSDGSMLHLSQKDAAIFAIVSIADLTEQWHSWVDDVFQGFPWQTRQPVKENWAASLWPGQLMPSNEAWSLASRMARPLRNLPADLGLPVPPVFDRCRRILTQADEMAAVALYWQVVTRAHAISTPVAAVSLLKTAIAHNPDIAEPHLVLAQIALTQGDYDTAATHARIGLDILSAWGTAWDKRIAWSGWVAWARVLLQAGRTRSWPETLGGMIALGMVS
- a CDS encoding nucleotidyltransferase family protein — encoded protein: MDTLERRLITIVTASPAHLSILGEVAACGLPDCWVAAGFVRDLVWDHLHGRTPELPRNDIDVIWFDAARPDSAQDKALEAQLSAIRPDVRWSVDNQARMHLRNDDPPYASAVDAMRHWPETATAVAVQLAAGGQLRVAAPHGLADLFAIIARPTPGFMTGARHAVHLQRVKDKGWRDRWPLLRIAGDQGEGSAPVN
- a CDS encoding sulfotransferase domain-containing protein gives rise to the protein MTAALVLIASYPKSGNTWTRLVLDHVIRRARAPISINDIETGLYVQRRMIFDRFGPVEASDLTVTEIDRYWPEVFRSFAKGQPADVPLVLKTHEAARRTDAGAWLYPPEIVRGVIHLVRHPFDVAASYAHHRGWTIDDTIRALLDPAHRIGGDMDRLQLPMPETVGSWAGHTASWTADDLPWPVISLRYEDLRADAIAGFTRAAAMAGLSEDAGLVARAVEFCRFDRLQAEEREVGFRERPAASPVFFRAGRSGIGWQDADPVLLRELVERSADMMQRFDYRADGGWEG
- a CDS encoding Hpr(Ser) kinase/phosphatase, producing the protein MDIHRVAALPDHLAGAVPVNGFVEATSDRLLIRMPGIGRFLAEEGRRLLIAGEAGVSDADLNYFAVRTPLAGLIHQRGELPLHAACLLPPGGKAAVAISGASGAGKSTLAAMLLGRGWRFVADEVVRVTLDAEGRPLAWPGTPVVALWPDAARMLGIIPAALPMARPQHGRVLHRVIQMPGPVALGHVVLLDLHRGGETVMLSGVDRLEALAAEVFRPGQVRAMGRQATHMAMMTRLAAQLRVCRLGISHRPSPDELYERLAERVAEAGR
- a CDS encoding sulfotransferase, which translates into the protein MFTIRNFMRPRTLPDLLILGAQRSGTTWLYSILASHPEVAVGQVKEPQALTLFWPEAYDVWSRLLPPRRGRHDRRLRIDASPYMLAHPLAPARAAQIFPKPPKMIVLLRDPVARAWSHYCHELAAGREFLGFTEALQAEAERLSGEAERFDRIVRGLERDRPGMPHQCWSYTERGRYAQQLDRWRRHFPPAALLILRSEDLFKSPGPTLATVGAFLGLEGLSLPATELRRNAGPAHSMPDAAQALLRQYLPDGPAWHDAYNNMTTPLPDGQAGSVHLL